A region of Streptomyces sp. WMMC500 DNA encodes the following proteins:
- a CDS encoding PLP-dependent cysteine synthase family protein yields the protein MTASAPPPAAVPGGALPTLDVDRSDPGARAWLKEAVRKVQAEANRTADTHLLRFPLPERWDIDLYLKDESTHPTGSLKHRLARSLFLYGLCNGWIRRGKPVIEASSGSTAVSEAYFADLIGVPFIAVMPRTTSREKTRLIEFHGGTCHLVDDPRTVYEVSARLAEETGGHYMDQFTYAERATDWRGNNNIAESIYTQLRLERFPEPAWIVATAGTGGTSATIARYVRYLQYDTRVCVADPENSCFFAGWESGDPDVGVDRGSRIEGIGRPRMEPSFLPAAIDRMMKVPDAATVAAVRALERAIGRRAGGSTGTGLWSALKIVGEMVAEGRAGSVVTLLCDPGDRYLDKYYSDDWLAGQGLDIGPYAAHLDAFLATGRWTC from the coding sequence GTGACCGCCAGCGCACCACCCCCGGCCGCCGTGCCCGGCGGCGCCCTCCCCACCCTCGACGTGGACCGCAGCGACCCCGGCGCGCGCGCCTGGCTGAAGGAGGCCGTCCGCAAGGTGCAGGCCGAGGCCAACCGCACCGCCGACACGCACCTGCTCCGCTTCCCGCTGCCCGAACGCTGGGACATCGACCTGTACCTGAAGGACGAGTCCACCCACCCCACCGGCAGCCTCAAGCACCGCCTGGCCCGCTCGCTCTTCCTCTACGGGCTCTGCAACGGCTGGATCCGCCGCGGCAAGCCCGTCATCGAGGCATCCTCCGGCTCCACGGCGGTCTCCGAGGCGTACTTCGCCGATCTCATCGGCGTGCCCTTCATCGCCGTCATGCCGCGCACCACCAGCCGGGAGAAGACCCGGCTCATCGAGTTCCACGGCGGCACCTGCCACCTGGTGGACGACCCGCGGACGGTGTACGAGGTGTCCGCCCGGCTGGCCGAGGAGACCGGCGGCCACTACATGGACCAGTTCACCTACGCCGAGCGGGCGACGGACTGGCGCGGCAACAACAACATCGCCGAGTCGATCTACACCCAGCTCCGCCTGGAGCGCTTCCCCGAGCCCGCCTGGATCGTCGCCACCGCGGGCACCGGCGGCACGTCGGCCACCATCGCCCGCTACGTGCGCTACCTCCAGTACGACACCCGCGTCTGCGTCGCCGACCCCGAGAACTCCTGCTTCTTCGCCGGCTGGGAGAGCGGCGACCCGGACGTCGGGGTCGACCGCGGCTCACGCATCGAGGGCATCGGCCGCCCCCGCATGGAGCCCAGCTTCCTGCCCGCGGCCATCGACCGGATGATGAAGGTCCCCGACGCGGCCACCGTCGCGGCGGTACGCGCCCTGGAGCGGGCCATCGGCCGCCGCGCGGGCGGTTCGACCGGCACCGGGCTGTGGAGCGCGCTGAAGATCGTCGGGGAGATGGTGGCCGAGGGCCGCGCCGGCAGCGTCGTCACCCTGCTCTGCGATCCGGGCGACCGCTACCTCGACAAGTACTACTCCGACGACTGGCTCGCCGGGCAGGGCCTCGACATCGGCCCGTACGCCGCGCACCTCGACGCCTTCCTGGCCACCGGCCGCTGGACCTGCTGA
- a CDS encoding FtsX-like permease family protein, whose protein sequence is MSGTRASLRLSMAGLRTHKRRFAGTFFAVLLGVAFLGGTLVMGDTLRSGFDAMFGRATGGTDAVVRGDDMITTPGESFGTRRTVPTGLADEIARMPGVAAAEPRIEGPGQLLDKDGEPVGGGGPPTLAGNWIADEDLNSYQIDEGRTPERSGEAVINRGAAKDAGLGIGDTTTVRTPDPLKVTIVGISTFGGEDAMGQTSFTALTRADAEKYLTAEPGRATSIQVRAGPGQSQAELVESLSPALPDGIEAVTGQEVTEENQDQIAGQFLSGFTAGLLGFAGVAMLVATFSIYNTFAIVVAQRTRDNALLRALGATRRQVVAQTMAEALVVAVLASLVGLAGGVGIAAGLQALFPAVGFPFPDGALVISGLSLAVPFATGVVVCLASALAPAVRAGRTSPLAALRETTVDDSGSSRVRALVGGVFIAAGAALTVYGAVPRGDSAEPSVTLTVAGAVVTLAAFVVLGPVASSYAVRILGAPLRRMNGRLARRNALRSPKRTAATATALMIGVAVVSLFTVFGASLKATMDQTVSRAFAGDVAVRVPAFGPESGALSPKVAPAVGKLPEVEHALGLGTGVARVDGGGRALTVTDPERMGGVLDLGAVEGSLTDLGTNGVAVSKSEADDHGWKVGSTARFTFTDGEKQPFTVRAVYDQADLAGDYVVTREAWQPHRTQDSDSLVAVAFRDGVTEADGKAAVESVAERYGNPEVQTRDEFAESSAAGVDMMLTLVYALLALAVLIALLGIANTLTLAVHERTRELGLLRAVGQTRAQLRAMVRWESVLVAAFGTAGGLTLGAFLGWAMTRATDSSGDGVFTVPPLQLAIVALVGLAAGALAAWRPSRRAARLDVLGAVATE, encoded by the coding sequence ATGAGCGGTACCCGCGCGTCGCTGCGGCTGAGCATGGCCGGACTGCGCACGCACAAGCGCCGGTTCGCCGGCACGTTCTTCGCCGTGCTCCTCGGCGTCGCGTTCCTCGGGGGCACCCTCGTCATGGGGGACACCCTCAGGTCCGGCTTCGACGCCATGTTCGGCCGCGCCACCGGCGGTACGGACGCGGTGGTGCGCGGCGACGACATGATCACCACGCCCGGCGAGTCGTTCGGCACCCGCAGGACCGTCCCCACCGGGCTGGCGGACGAGATCGCGCGGATGCCGGGCGTCGCCGCCGCCGAGCCCCGGATCGAGGGACCCGGGCAACTCCTCGACAAGGACGGCGAGCCGGTGGGCGGCGGGGGCCCTCCGACCCTGGCCGGCAACTGGATCGCCGACGAGGACCTCAACTCGTACCAGATCGACGAGGGCCGCACGCCCGAGCGCTCCGGTGAGGCGGTGATCAACCGCGGCGCCGCGAAGGACGCCGGTCTGGGGATCGGCGACACCACCACCGTGCGCACCCCCGACCCGCTGAAGGTGACGATCGTCGGCATCTCCACCTTCGGCGGCGAGGACGCCATGGGCCAGACCAGCTTCACGGCGCTGACCCGGGCCGACGCGGAGAAGTACCTGACCGCCGAGCCCGGCCGGGCCACCAGCATCCAGGTGCGCGCGGGGCCGGGGCAGAGCCAGGCCGAGCTGGTCGAGTCCCTGTCTCCCGCGCTGCCCGACGGCATCGAGGCCGTCACCGGGCAGGAGGTCACCGAGGAGAACCAGGACCAGATCGCCGGCCAGTTCCTCAGCGGCTTCACCGCCGGCCTGCTCGGCTTCGCGGGCGTGGCCATGCTGGTCGCGACGTTCAGCATCTACAACACCTTCGCGATCGTCGTCGCCCAGCGCACCCGCGACAACGCCCTGCTGCGTGCGCTCGGCGCCACCCGGCGCCAGGTCGTGGCCCAGACCATGGCCGAGGCCCTGGTCGTCGCCGTGCTCGCCTCGCTGGTGGGCCTCGCCGGCGGCGTGGGGATCGCGGCCGGACTGCAGGCGCTGTTCCCGGCGGTCGGCTTCCCGTTCCCCGACGGCGCGCTGGTGATCAGCGGGCTGTCGCTCGCAGTGCCGTTCGCCACCGGCGTGGTGGTGTGCCTGGCCTCCGCGCTGGCGCCCGCCGTCCGCGCCGGCCGCACGTCGCCGCTGGCGGCGCTGCGCGAGACGACCGTGGACGACTCGGGGTCCTCGCGGGTACGCGCCCTGGTCGGCGGCGTGTTCATCGCCGCGGGCGCCGCGCTGACGGTGTACGGGGCCGTGCCCCGCGGAGACTCCGCAGAACCGTCGGTGACGCTGACGGTCGCCGGCGCGGTGGTGACGCTCGCCGCGTTCGTGGTGCTGGGCCCGGTGGCGTCCTCGTACGCGGTACGGATCCTCGGCGCCCCGCTGCGCCGCATGAACGGCCGCCTGGCCCGCCGCAACGCGCTGCGCAGCCCCAAGCGCACCGCGGCCACCGCGACCGCGCTGATGATCGGCGTCGCCGTGGTGTCCCTGTTCACGGTCTTCGGCGCCTCGCTGAAGGCCACGATGGACCAGACCGTCTCGCGCGCCTTCGCCGGCGACGTGGCGGTGCGGGTGCCGGCCTTCGGCCCGGAGAGCGGCGCGCTCAGCCCCAAGGTAGCCCCCGCGGTCGGGAAGCTGCCGGAGGTCGAGCACGCGCTCGGCCTCGGCACCGGGGTGGCGCGGGTGGACGGTGGGGGGCGGGCGCTGACCGTCACGGACCCGGAGCGGATGGGCGGCGTGCTGGACCTCGGCGCGGTCGAGGGCAGCCTGACGGACCTGGGCACGAACGGCGTCGCGGTGTCGAAGAGCGAGGCGGACGACCATGGCTGGAAGGTCGGCAGCACCGCGCGCTTCACCTTCACCGACGGCGAGAAGCAGCCTTTCACCGTTCGGGCCGTCTACGACCAGGCGGACCTGGCCGGGGACTACGTCGTCACCCGCGAGGCGTGGCAGCCGCACCGGACGCAGGACTCCGACTCGCTGGTCGCGGTCGCGTTCCGGGACGGCGTGACCGAGGCGGACGGCAAGGCGGCCGTGGAATCCGTCGCGGAGCGGTACGGCAACCCGGAGGTGCAGACGCGGGACGAGTTCGCCGAGTCCTCGGCGGCGGGCGTCGACATGATGCTGACGCTGGTCTACGCGCTGCTGGCGCTCGCCGTCCTCATCGCCCTGCTGGGCATCGCCAACACCCTGACGCTGGCCGTGCACGAGCGCACCCGCGAACTGGGCCTGCTGCGCGCGGTCGGCCAGACCCGGGCGCAGCTTCGCGCCATGGTCCGCTGGGAGTCGGTGCTCGTCGCTGCCTTCGGCACGGCGGGCGGGCTGACGCTCGGCGCGTTCCTCGGCTGGGCCATGACGAGGGCCACGGACTCCTCCGGCGACGGGGTGTTCACGGTGCCGCCGCTGCAGTTGGCGATCGTCGCGCTGGTCGGCCTCGCGGCGGGCGCACTCGCGGCCTGGCGCCCGTCCCGGCGGGCGGCGCGGCTGGACGTCCTGGGCGCGGTCGCGACGGAATGA